CCCACAGCGTGTGGTGGCCGTTGTCGCTGAGTGCGACGGGGCGGTCCGGCACGATCTCGTCGAGCTGCTGCCTGGTCGGCAGCGGGAAGAGCTCATGGCTCCAGCCGCCTCCGGTCAGCCACTCGGCGTCGCTGCGCTGTGCCCCTTCCCGGATGAGGCTGAGGGTCTCCGGCACCGTCGTCGCCGGCGTGAGGTCGATGCTCAGCCGCTCGACGCCCGCGAACACGGCGTGCGCGTGCGCGTCGACGAAGCCGGGGTGGATGAGCCCGCCGCGCGCATCGATCACGCGGGTCGCGGCATCCGCTGTGTCGCGCACGTCGGCGTCCGAACCGACGCGGAGGATGCGGCCCGCGCCGATCGCGACCGCGGTGCTCGACGTGAGCGTCTTCCCGTCGAAGACGCGTCCGCTGACGATGATGGTTTCGGCGCTCATGGCTTTCCTTCGGCGATGTGGAATCGGTGGGGAGGGCGTCGGCGGTCAGACGAGCCGGAAGACGCGGATGACGACGTGCCCCGGCTCGGCTCGGGCGTACCCGACGAACTGGGATTCGGTGAGCCACTGCAGCTCGGGGTGCTCGGTGCGGAAGACGAAGGCGGTGCGGTAGTAGAGCTCCTCCTCGCCGACGTCCTCGCCGGCGAGCATCCGCTCGAAGGTCGCGGCATCCGTCCGCCAGATGCCGCGGTTCACGACCTCGACGCCGGCGGATCCGCCGGTCACCTCGGCCTCGATGACGTAGCGCGCGTCGAGCGTCACGGTGAGGCCCCGGCCGTGCCACCAGTCGCCGCCGCTGTCGAGGATGCGCCCCCGCAGCCGCGGGCCGTCGAACGTTCCACCCGACACCCGGGCGAAGTGGAGTCCCTCGCCGGGAGTCGAGCCTCCGAGCGGAACCTCGTCGTCGACGGCGCAGCGCAGCTCGAAGCAGTACTCGAAGGCGGGGGTCATCAGTTCGGCGGTCATGGGACTCTATTCACTCGGGGACGACGGCACTGCTGCGGGTCACGGTCGGAAGCGACTGGGTCCTGCCGAGGCGGCGGCGCTTCGGCGTCCATCCTTCCCGAGGGATGGAGTCCAGCAGCAGACGGGTGTACTCGGCCTGCGGGTCGTCGAGGATGTCGGCGGCCGTGCCGAACTCCTCGATCCGCCCGGCGCGCATCACGACGACCTGGTCGCACAGGCGGCGGATCACCGTCAGGTCGTGCGTGATCATCAGCAGCGCGACACCGGTCTCACGACGGATGCTGTCGAGCAGGGTGAGGATCTCGACCTGCGTCGTCACGTCCAGCGCCGAGACCGCCTCGTCGAGCACGAGCAGCACAGGGTCGGCGGCGAGCGCGCGCGCGATCGCGACGCGCTGCCGCTGCCCACCCGACAGCGCACGGGGCCGGACGTCGAGCAGCGCCTCGTCGAGCCGCACGTGCGCCATCAGCTCGCGGATACGCGCGTCGACCTCCCGCTTGTCCGCCCTGCGCCGGTGCACGCGGACCGCTTCGGTGAGGCACTGCCGCACGGTCTGACGCCTGTCGAGCGACTGGTACGGATCCTGGAACACCATCTGCGCGATCTTCGCCCGATGGCGGCGGTCCCGTCCGCTGCGCGCGGGGACGCTCCAGTCCTCGCCGCCGACCGTGATCGTGCCGCTGTCGGCGCGCTCGAGGCCGAGGAGCACGCGCGCCGTCGTCGACTTCCCCGAGCCGGACTCGCCGACGATGCCGAGCGATCCGCCCGCGGCGAGCCGCATCGACACGCCGTCGACGGCGACGAGCGTCTCACGACCGCGAGCGGCGCGCACCTGGTACGACTTGCGCAGATCCTCGATCGTGAGGATCGGCGCCTCGGCTGCGGCATCCGCTCCGATCGGCGTGCCCTCGTCGAGCGCCGCCGACATGAGGAGCTTCGTGTACGGGTCCTTCGCGTCCTGCCGCATCGTGGCGGCCCGCAGGGTCTCCACGATCCGCCCGTGCTGCATGACGTTGACCCGGTCGCAGACGGCTCCGGCCAGCGCCAGGTCGTGCGTGATGAACAGGAGCGAGAGGTCGCGGTGCGCGCGCAGATCGGCGATGACCGCCATCACCTCTTCCTGCGTCGTCACGTCGAGGGCGGTGGTGATCTCGTCGGCGAGGAGGATGTCGGGATCCATCGCGAGCGTCGCCGCGATCATCACGCGCTGCAGCAGGCCGCCCGACAGCTCGGCGGGGAACTGCCGCATGCGCCGCGCGGGATCGGTGATCCCCACCTCGTCGAGAAGCTCGCGCGCGCGTCGATCGGCGGTCGCGGCCTTCACCCCCGCGACGTGGACGAGCGCCTCCGTCAGGAAGTCGCCGATCGTCCGCAGCGGGTTGAGGTGCGCGCGCGGGGTCTGGAAGATCATGCCGAGCCGTCGCGCGCGCACGTCACTCAGCGCCCGGGTGCTCATCGAGCCGATGTCCTGCCCGTCGATCCTGATCGCGCCGGCCGTGGTGAAGCCCTCGGGAAGCAGTCCCGCGACGGCGCGCACGGTCAGCGTCTTCCCCGAGCCGGACTCGCCGACGAGGCCCACGGCCTCGCCGCGCCCGACCGTCAGGCTGCTGCCGAACACCAGCTGCCTCGGCCCCGGCGCGAAGATGTCGAGATCCTCGATCTCGAGCACGGCATCCGTCATCGCTCACGCTCCTCGACCCAGATGGTGACCCTCGCGCCGATGACGCCGACGGCGAGCACGGTGGCCACGACGAAGATCGCCGGGAACACGGACTGCTCGGGCGCCCCGGCCAGGATGCTGGCCTGCCCGGCGGCGATCATCGATCCCCAGTCGGGAGCGGGAGGCTGCTGCCCGAGGCCGAGGAACGAGATCGCGGCGAGGTCGAGCATCGCGTACCCGAAGCCGACGGCCATCTGCGCCGCGACGAGCGGGATGAGGGCGGGGAGGAGATGACGCAGCAGCATCGCGGCGCTCGACACCCCCTGCACACGCAGGGCCGCGAAGTACGGCTTCCCGAGCTCGCGAGACGCCGCGGTCTGCGTGAGACGCGCGACCACGGGGATGTACGCGATGGACAGCGCCACGATCGGGGCGACGAGCCCCTTGCCGAACATCGCGACGGCCAGCACGGCGAGCACGAGACCGGGGATCGCGAAGATCACGTCGACGATGCGGGCGAGTCCGCCCGACACCCAGCCCCCGAACCACGCGGCCGTGACCGCGAGCGAGAGTCCCAGGATCGTCGACAGCATCACCACGACGATCGGGGCGAAGACGCTGGCCTGCGCGCCGACGAGCACTCGGGAGAGGATGTCGCGGCCCACGTCGTCGGTGCCGAAGAGGTGCTCGAGACTCGGCGCACCGTTCACGGGGCCGACGTAGAGCTCGTCCGCGGGGTACGGCGCGATCCACGGGCCGATGATCGCGATGACCACGATGATCCCGAAGACGACGAGCGCGGCGACGAACGTCCAGTCCTTCTTCGCGACGCGGCGTGCGACGCCGGGCACGGCGCCCTGGGCGATCTGACCGACGCTCATGCGTTCATCCCCTCGGACAGACTCGTCGGATCGATCGCGAAGCTGATGAGGTCGGCGACGGCGTTGAGCACCACGAAGATCACGACGAGCAGCAGCGACACGATCTGCACGACGGGGAGGTCGGCGCGCGCGGCGGCCTGCACGAGCAGCGAGCCGATTCCGCCGAGTCCGAACGCGACCTCAGCGATCGCCGACGCAGCGAACAGCCCCGCGATCGTGGTCCCCGAGATCGCGAGGAGCTGCGGCGACGCGTTGCGGAAGACGTGTACCCCGAAGATCCGCCGCGCCGGGATGCCGCGCACCCGGGCCGTGTCGACGTGCTCGGAGTGGAGCTGCCCGATCAGCGCGCTGCGTGTCACACGGCTGATGTAGGCGACGAAGAGCACCGCGAGCGAGATCGCGGGCAGCACGAGATGCCACAGGCGATCCCAGAACCCTTCGCCCGCCCCGTACACGGGGAACCAGCCGAGCGTCTTCGCGAAGATCCAGATCAGCAGGATCGCGACGACGAACGTGGGCAGGGCCATTCCCAGCGAGGTGAGGACGGCGACGGTGCGGTCGGTGCGGGCGCCGCGCGTCGCGGCCAGGATGCCGGACCCGACGCCGAAGATCAGGATCAGCACCACGGTCAGCAGGACGAGCTGGAGGGTGATTCCGAAGCGCGGGGCGACGAGCGAGACGACGTCGGTCTTGTACACGAACGACCGGCCGAAGTCGCCCTGGAAGACACCGCTGAGCCACATCCAGTAGCGGGCCCAGACGGGATCGTCCAGGTGATACTCGAGGCGGATCTGCGCGACGAGCTCGGGGGTCGGCTTCGCGCCGCCGGCGAGCGCCGCGATCGGGTCGCCGGTGAGGAGCACCGCAGAGAAGATGACGATGCTCGCGAGGAACAGCGTCAGCACGAGTCCGCCGAGTCGCCCCAGCAGGGTGCGGGTGAGAGCGTTCACTTCCCCTGTCCTCCTTTCCCACGCATGGTGTGTGTCATCCTGCCGGGGCCGCGGTCGCCGAGCGACGCCCGCAGCCCCGGCAGGTCGTGTCACTTACCGCCGAGGTGCAGCGCCCACGGGCTGCTGTACGCAGCGACGGAGGTGACGACTCCGGTCAGATCCTTGTTGATGTACGTGAGCTGGTAGGCGCCGGCGAGGGTCACCTGCAGGTAGTCAGGTGCGAAGATCTCCTGCGCGGCGACGAACTCGTTCGCGGCGGTCTCGGCGTCGACCGCGTTGCGGGCGGCCGTCATGTGCGCCGTCACGTCGGGGTTGTCGTACCCGCTCCAGTTGAAGATGCCGCCGAGCTGCTCGGGAAGGAGGAACAGCGACGGGTAGCCGATCACTCCGGGGGTCTCGAGGTAGCCCTGCGTCGCCACGAAGTCGACGCCTTCGCGCTTGCTCGGGTCGTAGAAGAGCGCCCCGAAGTCGGATGCCTGCATCTCGTTGATCTCGATATCGAGGCCGATCTCCTTGCCCGCGCTCTGGATGATCGCAGCGGTCTGCTGGAACTGCGGAGCCCCCGCCACCACGGCGAGCACGAGCGGCACGCTGACGTCCTCGCCGCTCTCCTCGACGAGCTTCTTCGCGGCCTCGATGTCGACCTCGGGCGTGGCGAGCGCGTCATAGCCGGCCTGGTAGATGTCGGCCTCTTCCATCGACTGGAAGGAGAACTCCGGCACCAGGGTCTTCTGCACGTAGCCGAGCCCGTTCACGACCGTCTCGAGGTACTTCTCCCGGTCGATCGCCAGGTTGAGCGCCTGCCGGATCTTCGGGTTGGCTGCGGCACTGGTGGAGGATGCCGGACCGAAGCTGTACGACGAGGTCGAATGGCCCACGACCAGCGTGCCCGCGCCGTCGCCCTCGAAGGCCGCGCGGGAGGTCGGCGGCACGTTGATGGCGCCGTCGATCTCGCCCTGCGTGAGAGCGGTGGCGAGCGTGGAGCCGTCGGAGACGAACGTGTAGGTGAGCTCCTTCACGAGCGGCGCGCCGTTCCAGTAGTCCTCGTTCGCCGTCGTGACGATGTCGCTGCCGGGTGTCCAGCCGCCGTCTTCGAGCTTGTACGGTCCGGTGCACATGAGGCCGCCGTCCGAGGTGCCGACGGCTTCGCCGACCTTCTCGCCGAAGGCCTTCTGCATGACGGCGCCCCCTTGCCCCGCGAGCGCATCGCGGAACGTGGAGTCGGGGGCGACGAAGCGCACGGTCACCTCGTTCGGTCCCGTGGCCACGATGCCGACGGCGGGATCCGGCACGACGAGGGCGAACGCGCCGTACCACTGCGAGGCGGGGTTCGTGCTCTGCTGCAGGCTGTAGACCACGTCCTCGGCGGTCACGGGGCTGCCGTCCCAGAACGTGACGTCGTCGCGCAGGGTGATCACGAACGTGGTCGGGTCGACGAACTCCGCGGTCTCGGCGATGCCGGGCTCGATGGAGAAGTCGGGCTGGAGCGACAGCAGGTTGTCGCACAGGTTGGGGATGATGAGGTTGGCCGAGTTCGCCGGGTTCAGCGTGGCCGGCTCGCCCTCGGCGATCGCCCAGGTGACCTCGTCGACGGGCTGCGTGCCCGCGGGCTGGGCGTCGACGAGGGTGATCTCGTCGTTGCCGGCGCCGTCGTCGCTGCCGCCGCCGTCTCGGGGCGCGCAGGCGGTGAGCACGAGCAGCGATGCGCAGGCGACAGCGGCTGCGGCGATTCCGATTCTCTTCATGCTGGTGTTCCGTTCGGATCGGGTGGTGCGGTTGGGTGGTGAATTCGGGTGGGGTTACTGCAGGAGGAAGACCCGGATGGCGACGTGGCCGTCGTCGTCCCGGGCCATGCCGACGAACTGGTTCTCAGCGAGCCAGCGGTGGGCGGGAGCATCCGTCTGGAAGACCGGAGCGGTGCGGAAGTAGAGCCCCGCTTCGTCCTCGGGGATGTCCTCGCCGTTCTCCATCCGAGCGAGCTGCTCGGCCGTTGCGCGGAAGTATCCGCGGTTCAGGATGTCGATCACGGCGCCGTCGTCGGCCCGGAGCAGGTAGCGCGCCTCGAGCTGCGCCGTGCCGAAGCGCTCGACGGCCCAGTCGCCGCCGCCGCTGAGCACCTCGCCGTTGAGGCGGGGACCGACCACCGTGCCGCCGGAGACGGGGGTGAAGGAGAGCTTCTCCTCGGGACCGCGGCCGATCTCGTAGTGCGGGTCGATCCGGGCGCGGATCTCGAAGACGAACTCCAGGGTGGGCTCGAGCATCACGACAGGTCTCCTTCGAGGACGGTGAGGGTCAGCGAGAAGGCGTCGGTGCCGCCGAGGACGAGGGACTGGGTGTTCGCGAGCGTCTCGCCCCACG
This window of the Microbacterium sp. SSM24 genome carries:
- a CDS encoding DUF3237 domain-containing protein, with the translated sequence MTAELMTPAFEYCFELRCAVDDEVPLGGSTPGEGLHFARVSGGTFDGPRLRGRILDSGGDWWHGRGLTVTLDARYVIEAEVTGGSAGVEVVNRGIWRTDAATFERMLAGEDVGEEELYYRTAFVFRTEHPELQWLTESQFVGYARAEPGHVVIRVFRLV
- the nikE gene encoding nickel ABC transporter ATP-binding protein NikE; its protein translation is MTDAVLEIEDLDIFAPGPRQLVFGSSLTVGRGEAVGLVGESGSGKTLTVRAVAGLLPEGFTTAGAIRIDGQDIGSMSTRALSDVRARRLGMIFQTPRAHLNPLRTIGDFLTEALVHVAGVKAATADRRARELLDEVGITDPARRMRQFPAELSGGLLQRVMIAATLAMDPDILLADEITTALDVTTQEEVMAVIADLRAHRDLSLLFITHDLALAGAVCDRVNVMQHGRIVETLRAATMRQDAKDPYTKLLMSAALDEGTPIGADAAAEAPILTIEDLRKSYQVRAARGRETLVAVDGVSMRLAAGGSLGIVGESGSGKSTTARVLLGLERADSGTITVGGEDWSVPARSGRDRRHRAKIAQMVFQDPYQSLDRRQTVRQCLTEAVRVHRRRADKREVDARIRELMAHVRLDEALLDVRPRALSGGQRQRVAIARALAADPVLLVLDEAVSALDVTTQVEILTLLDSIRRETGVALLMITHDLTVIRRLCDQVVVMRAGRIEEFGTAADILDDPQAEYTRLLLDSIPREGWTPKRRRLGRTQSLPTVTRSSAVVPE
- a CDS encoding ABC transporter permease, which produces MSVGQIAQGAVPGVARRVAKKDWTFVAALVVFGIIVVIAIIGPWIAPYPADELYVGPVNGAPSLEHLFGTDDVGRDILSRVLVGAQASVFAPIVVVMLSTILGLSLAVTAAWFGGWVSGGLARIVDVIFAIPGLVLAVLAVAMFGKGLVAPIVALSIAYIPVVARLTQTAASRELGKPYFAALRVQGVSSAAMLLRHLLPALIPLVAAQMAVGFGYAMLDLAAISFLGLGQQPPAPDWGSMIAAGQASILAGAPEQSVFPAIFVVATVLAVGVIGARVTIWVEERER
- a CDS encoding ABC transporter permease; protein product: MNALTRTLLGRLGGLVLTLFLASIVIFSAVLLTGDPIAALAGGAKPTPELVAQIRLEYHLDDPVWARYWMWLSGVFQGDFGRSFVYKTDVVSLVAPRFGITLQLVLLTVVLILIFGVGSGILAATRGARTDRTVAVLTSLGMALPTFVVAILLIWIFAKTLGWFPVYGAGEGFWDRLWHLVLPAISLAVLFVAYISRVTRSALIGQLHSEHVDTARVRGIPARRIFGVHVFRNASPQLLAISGTTIAGLFAASAIAEVAFGLGGIGSLLVQAAARADLPVVQIVSLLLVVIFVVLNAVADLISFAIDPTSLSEGMNA
- a CDS encoding ABC transporter substrate-binding protein; the encoded protein is MKRIGIAAAAVACASLLVLTACAPRDGGGSDDGAGNDEITLVDAQPAGTQPVDEVTWAIAEGEPATLNPANSANLIIPNLCDNLLSLQPDFSIEPGIAETAEFVDPTTFVITLRDDVTFWDGSPVTAEDVVYSLQQSTNPASQWYGAFALVVPDPAVGIVATGPNEVTVRFVAPDSTFRDALAGQGGAVMQKAFGEKVGEAVGTSDGGLMCTGPYKLEDGGWTPGSDIVTTANEDYWNGAPLVKELTYTFVSDGSTLATALTQGEIDGAINVPPTSRAAFEGDGAGTLVVGHSTSSYSFGPASSTSAAANPKIRQALNLAIDREKYLETVVNGLGYVQKTLVPEFSFQSMEEADIYQAGYDALATPEVDIEAAKKLVEESGEDVSVPLVLAVVAGAPQFQQTAAIIQSAGKEIGLDIEINEMQASDFGALFYDPSKREGVDFVATQGYLETPGVIGYPSLFLLPEQLGGIFNWSGYDNPDVTAHMTAARNAVDAETAANEFVAAQEIFAPDYLQVTLAGAYQLTYINKDLTGVVTSVAAYSSPWALHLGGK
- a CDS encoding DUF3237 domain-containing protein, whose product is MLEPTLEFVFEIRARIDPHYEIGRGPEEKLSFTPVSGGTVVGPRLNGEVLSGGGDWAVERFGTAQLEARYLLRADDGAVIDILNRGYFRATAEQLARMENGEDIPEDEAGLYFRTAPVFQTDAPAHRWLAENQFVGMARDDDGHVAIRVFLLQ